GGACAGGATTTCGTCCGTATGCTCGCCCAGCATTGGCGGCGGCAGGCGAACACCAAACTCATGGCCTTCCATGCGGATCGGTGTGCGCATTACCTTTGCTTTCACATTTGGCGCAGCGCTGTGGTTAATCTCTTGAACTATACCCCGCGCCTGGATGTGGGGGTCGTCGAACACTTCGGGGATGGTGTTGATCGGTCCGCAAGGTATCCCGGCCGCCTGCAAATCTGTAAGCCATTGGGCTGAAGGTTTTTTGGCCAATTCTGCACGAATCTCGATCAAAGCGGCGTCACGATTGGTTAGCCGAAGGGTGTTGGTGACAAAGCGCGGATCATCGGCCAGATTGGGCCGTCCGATGGCCTGACAAAGGCGTCGGTACTGACCATCGTTACCCACGGCTAGATTTATGTGGCCGTCAGCGGTGGCGAAGGTCTCATACGGAACGATGTTTGGATGGGCATTGCCCAAACGCCCCGGATGAACACCACCGACAAGGTAGTTGGACGCCTGATTGTATAACCACGCAGCCTGACAATCGAGCAACGAAATGTCAATGTGCCGCCCGACACCGGTTTGGTCGCGTTCACGGAGCGCGGCCAAGATAGATACTGCCGCATACATCCCTGACATGATGTCCGAGATCGGCACCCCTACCTTCATAGGCTGTCCCGCGGCCTCTCCGGTAATGCTCATCAGGCCACCCATGCCCTGAACGACGAAATCGTAGCCGGGCCGCTCGGCATAGGGACCAGTCTGTCCAAAACCCGTGATCGAGCAATAAACAAGACGTGGGTTGCGTGCGTGGACCGACCCCCAATCCAGTCCACGACGCTTGAGATCACCAACCTTGAAATTCTCGACCAGAACATCGCTTTTATCGATAAGATCATGGATGATTTCAAGGCCATCGTCTGATCCTATATCAACTGTCAAAGACCGCTTGTTACGGTTTGTGGACATGAAATAAGCACTTTCGCGGGTGTCGTTTCCATCCCGATCCTTCAGGAAGGGTGGGCCCCATCCGCGAATGTCATCACCGATGCCTGGCCTTTCAATTTTGACGACATCCGCCCCCAAATCGCCCAAGGTCTGCGTGCAACTTGGCCCTGCAAGAATGCGCGAGAGATCAAGAACCCGCAGGCCGTCAAGCGGCAAAGTCATGGGTTTCCCCTCTGTTCAGAGATGATCACCCCGGGGTTCATAATTGACTTGGGATCAAGTGATTTCTTTGCCGCAGTGAATGCAGCGCCGATTGGCGCCGGGCGCTGTTTTTCATACCAAGGCATGTGCAGTCTGCCAACGGCATGGTGGTGGGTGATCGTGCCCCCTGCCTTCATCACAGCATCATAGGCGGCGATTTTAATTTCCATACACTGCTCGCCCATTCGCTCACGGTCTGGAAGGCAATGGAACGTGAAGTACGGCGCGGGGCCATTGGGATAGACGTGGGTAAAGCGACAAGTGACGGTGCCCGCCCGACCGGTCACCCGCTTGATCGCTGCATTCACTGTCTCGATGACCGAGCTGTGCAGTTCTTTGAAATTGTTCCAGCACACAGCCGTTTCAAAGGTCTCACGACATATTCCGCGCGAAGTCATATGCTCACGATAATATGGGCCGCGAATGAAGGCATTGCGCCATTGACCAGCCACGCTGTTGCGTCCCTGTTCTGTCTCATCCACTGGAGTTCCCCCAAATTCTCGGCACAGATCAACAGTTAAGTCCATCAGCTGATCCACCGGGTAATGTGAGCTTTCATATCCCAAGACTAGGATGGGACGGCTACCATCGAAAGCTCCGGTCAATTTAGCTTCAAGCGCATCGATGAGGCGGCAGTTCGCTGGGTAAAGTCCAGATTGTGAGATCGCACGGACAGCTTCGACGCCCTGATCGTATTCAGCGAAGGTAACTGTCTTGCTTGCCTTGTGCTTGATACGGGACAAGACTCTGATCCAAGCTTCGGTGATGATTCCAACGGATCCTTCTGTGCCCATCACATAACGGTCGGGTGACGGACCAGCGCCAGAGGCGGGCAAACGGCGGCTTTCGCTGATGCCGCTTGGCGAAACCATGCGGATATTTTCGACATAATCGTCGATGTAGGTGCCGTGTGTCGCATAGTGACCGGCAGCCCTGGTTGCGATCCAGCCGCCCAGAGTCGAAAGCTCAAAGCTTTGGGGATAGTGACGCAAAGTGACGTTATGGGTTTTTAGCTGTGTTTCTAGGTCGGGTCCATACACCCCCGCCTGCACACGCGCAGAACGCGACACTGGGTCGAATTCCAAAATCTTGTTCAAGTACCACATGTCGATGGTCACCACACCGGCATAGGTTCCGTTGATTTCAGGATTCACACCGCCGACGACACTCGATCCGCCGCCAAAAGGAATAACCGCCGCACCAATGTCACCCGCCCAATCGATAAGCGCGCGTACATCCTCTTCATTACGCGGATAAGCAACCACATCTGGGGCATTGCGGAAATCACCGCGAAACATCTTGGCGCTGTCAAGAAATGACCGACCGTAGCTATGCAACGCACGCTCATACCGATCTGTGCGGCAAATATCTTTGATTGCCTCTGGAAAATTGGCAATTCTGCTCTCTGGCATATCGATGGTATCAAGCGTTGGTGCGGCCTTTACGTCGAATGCATCAACCGCGAAGGTACGGTGCCAAGTATCCAGAACCGGCTTCATCTCTTCGGGTGTGGCACTTTGATCCTCAAAGCCCCAAGCATAGAATTTTCTACGTCTCTCGGACATAGCTGTCCCCTTAAGGATTTTTTGACATATAATTCGTCAATTAATGCTGTACTGAATTTACTATTTACCTTAATGTATTGACTTACAACTAAGTTATTCTTAGTCTTTGGCTGAGTTTTTGTTACCTTAGGTTGCGTCGATGGATCCTAAATTTCCACCACTAAATGCACTGCGTACTTTCGTCATGGCAGCGCAAACAGGAAGTTTTGTCAGCGCTGCTAATGAGCTGAGTGTGACGCCCGCAGCGGTGAGTCGTTCGATTAAATCGCTTGAGGATTATTTGGGGTGCAGCCTTTTTCGCCGGATGCACCGACAGATATCCTTAACCCGCGAAGGACGGATTTACGCTGATAGTCTAGCCGACGTCTTTGATAAAATTAGTTTGGCCACACATAATCTTGTCGGAAAAAATGCCGATCGACCCCTTGTTATATGCGCCTACCCCAGCTTCATCGTTAGCTGGCTAGTCCCCCGCTGGTCACGGTATTTGCAATCTCATCCAGACGCGCAACTTCGGATTGTCACCACTCTTAGTCATGAGATTCATTTCGAACAGAAGGGCATCGACCTTGCAATACTTTCAGATAGTTTAGAGGATCAAAGATATATTTCGTCGCGGTTGTTTGAGACGAATTTGGTTCCGGTATGTCGGCCGGATTATCTCCCGCCTAATACGTTGATCAGCGATGTTGCCGATTGGCAAAATGCACTTTTACATTGCGAAACCCGGCCCAAAGATTGGGAAAGATGGTCAAATGCAAATGGCATTCATGTTGATACAAAGCGTGGTCAATGGTTTGAAAACGCGTCGATGATGTACGAAGCAGCCATGAGCGGGCTTGGAATAGCTATCGGAATCGAAGCCCTTCTGGACCGTGAATTCTCGTCAAACCGCCTTGCCCATGCATTCAGTGATAACAAAGCAATCGTTTGCCCCTTTTCGGTAATCCGACCGAAAGCGACTGAAACCCATCCGTTATTCCCTACCTTCATGTCTTGGCTACAACAGGAGATTTAGAGTGCCCTACCTGTTGTAGGCGGTCAAAATCCGGGGAGCTTCCTGTTAACTACTGGCCTGAATTGTCTCGCCAGCAATCAAACCAATAGCCATGCAGCTCAGATTGGTATTTCCGCTCAGGATTGTTGGCATGATCGACGCATCCACGACACGCAGGTTTTCTACGCCGCGTACCCGCAGGGCGCTATCAACCACAGAGCTATCATCGTTACCCATGCGACATGTGCCAACGGGGTGATAGACGGTTTCCGCGGTTTTTCTGATCCAGCGACGCACCACCTCGGGATCGGTGCTTAATGCATCTTTATCAATCGCCTTATCTAGATATGTCCGCATGGCTCCACTTTCGACGACATCCACCATACGGGTAACGCCATCAGCCAGCATATCAAGATCCTTCGAATGGGACAAAAACCGCGGATCGATAAACGGAGCATCATTCGGATCGGCGGAGGCTAGCCTGATTTCGCCAACACTTTGTGGGTTGAGCTGGCAAACACGCAAAGCAAAACCGTTCTTTGGATGTTGTTCTCCTTTCGGCGGCCACTTTAACGCCAAGACAAGATGAGTTTGAAATTCAGCTTGGTCAGGACGATCGGTCCCCCAAAAGGCACCCGCCTCAATCCCTTGTGTCGCAGCACTTCCCGTACCTTTGAGAAGATATTGCGCGCCGGCTAGGGCGCTGTGGCAAAGGCCCTCGTAGGGTCGAAAATATTTGGTATAAGTGTCAACGCCCTGCGTCGCCCAACGTATTGAACAATCCAGATGGTCACGCAGGTTCTGACCAACCTCAGGAGCATCAATGATGGGGGTTATCCCCGTTTCGCGCAAATGCGTCGAAGGCCCAATTCCGGACAACATCAAAAGCTGCGGTGTGCCAATTGACCCCGCGCTTAAGATTACTTCGCTATCGGCACGGAGCAGTACTTCATCAGAGCCTTTTTTAACTACAACACCACAAGCTGCACCATTCTCTAGGTGGACCCGCCGTACTGGCAATCCGGACAGAACGGTCAAGTTGCTCCGACCACTCGCTTTCTTAAGGAACATTGACGCGCCATGGCGTTTGCCATACGCGATGTTCACATCAAAGTAACCAGCACCCGCCTGATTTTCGCCGTTGAACCCTTCATCGTTTTGCCCAATGCCCGCTTGCTCACAAGCCTCAATATAGGCCTCGGACAAGGTATGGCCGGTCAATCGCCGCGATAGCTTTATTGGCCCATCCTGTCCGCGCCCGTTACGGCTCACTAGGGGTAGAGCGCTACAATCTTCGATTTCACGCAAAACCCGATACATGTTTTCGGGCCCCCACTCAGGAGAGGAAACAGCCGCCCATTTTTCGTAATCGCTACGGGCACCCTTGATAGCAACCATAGAATTGATGGAAGACGATCCTCCGATCACCTTGCCACGCGGTATATAAATTTTGCGTGCCTCAAGCTCAGGCTGGGCCGTGGTCGAGAATTTCCAGTTATAGGCCGCGCCATTATAGAGCAGTCGTACCCCGGCAGGCATCCTGATGAGCAAGGATTTATCACTCTTTCCCGCTTCGATCAGCGCCACACGTGCTGTCGCATCTCGACTTAGGCGTTCCGCCAAAGCGCATCCGGAAGAGCCCGCGCCGACGATTATATAATCGTAAATTGCACTTTCTTTCATTCGTTGTCTCCTAGTTAATGATCCAAAGAACAATTCCAGGCATCGTAAAACACGCCGCGACGGTCACCAGTTGCATCAAAACGAAAGCCGGCGCTGCGGCGTAAATTGTTCGCAAACTAATGGACGGCGGTGCCACTGACTTCAGGAAAAATATGTTATATCCGAATGGTGGCGTCAGATACGCGGTTTCCAAAACCAGAATGACGAGGGCACCGATCCAAACCAGATTAACATCAAGCGCAGTCAGTACGGGCAAAAACACCGGCATGACCAAAAACAGAATACCGATAGGGTCGACGAAAAATCCCAATACAAAGATTGTGGCAAGCATAACCCCAATCACGACCCCCGGTGAAACTCCCAAGCTATCTATCAAGGCACGCACAACCTCATCACCACCAATACCTGAATAAACAGAGACCAGAAGCAATGAATTGAGGGCAATCCACAACACCATTGTCGTTTGCTTGGCGGCCTCGACCGCCGCTTCAAAAATACGCTTCAGATCGATGGTGCCCAAAATCAATGCGATGATCATACTTGCTGCGGCCCCGATCGCAGCCGCTTCTGTCGGTGTGGCAATGCCTGCGAACAAGGATCCCAAAACTGCAAAAACGACCAAAACGGATGGCACAGTCCGCAAATAGATACGCACACGTTCTTTTGGTTCGATATGTCCCATCATACTGTCATCAGCCGCAGGGCACAGATTTTTATCCAACCAGCAGCGAACGACTATATAGGCAACGAGAAAGAATACCATCACGGCACCGGTCGATAAGCCTACCGCAAACATTTTACCCACTGAAACGCCTGATAACCCGCTAAAGACGATTGCAAGAATGCTTGGAGGAAAAAGCTGGCCAAGTGCCCCACCAGCCATAATGACACCCAACGCGATTTTCTCATCATAGTTCCGGCTTAACATCGCAGGCAAAGCTATCTTGGTTGAAGTAATCACACCAACCGCGCTGACGCCTGACATGCAGCCGATTCCAGCGCAGACGAAAATTGTCCCGATTGCCAACCCGCCTCGGACTTTGCCGATTATCAAATACATTGCGCTATAAAGGTCGTCGGCAATACCACTTCGAACAAGTATCGATGCCATGAACATAAAGAACGGCAATGAAACCAAAGAGGTATTCTGCATCCCCGAGTAAACTTGACTGCCCAGAATAAAGATCGAAGCAGGACCCCAGACAAAATAGCCGAAAGCCAGTGAGACAATGCCAACTCCAAAGGCAATTGGCACGCTGAAAAACAACACGATGATTATCGATAGGAAAAGCAGAACGGTAAGGAGCGCAGGGTCCATAATTGGTTTTTTCTTTTTAGTTAATAAGAGTTATTTTTGTGGCAGAGAGGGATCGTTACCCTGTGTGGTTCGGATAAACGACGCTAACGCCTGCAAGAACATCGTTCCGACCGCCACGATCAAGAGAAACGACAAAGGCCATACAGGTGGATCCCAGGGCGTATTCGAAGTCTCCAACATCAAAACGGAGTCAGTGGCACGCTTCCAAATAACTTTAAGAAAGATAGCCGAGTATATGCAGATAACCAGACTAACAGTTCCGGCAAGGATCAAATTCATCCGGCGCGATAAACGGCTGTTGATAAAGTCGATGGCAACATGTCCACCCGTGCGCAGGTTGTCAGCCGCACATAGTAGAAAAATGGAGCCGAACAAGATCTGCACAAGTTCTCCCGTCCATATCGTAGGTTGGGACAGTACATAACGCGCAAAAACTTCGTAACATGCGGCTATCATCCCCGCGATCAGCGCAAGTGCCGCCAAATACGACAGGTATTTTGATGTTCCATCCACTAATGAAAGTAATTTCTGCACGCTCCCGCCTCCCTTTTTTTTATTGTTGGGAACGGGCATTACTGCCCGGGCCCTTTTTCTTAGTTCAGACAATAATATTCAGGCTTCAGGGCGCTTCGACAGCGTAGCCAAGCTTGGTCAAAAAATCCATGCGCGACTGCTGGATCACACGAAAGTCCTCTGAGTTGGGCGAATACTGTTCGCGAACGACTTCATAACGGGCTTTCTCGAATTTTTCGATATCGCCCTCTGGCCACGTAAGAAACTCAACTCCCGCTTCCTCCAGCTTCTTCACAATCTCGCCCTCTTCAAGACGTGACTGCACAAAGAAATCATCGCTTGCGGCCCGCAAAGAGTTGTCCACAATCTCTTTCAGGTCGTCAGGCAATGCGTTCCATGAATCCAGGTTCACAATCCAATCCGAAGCCCCGCCCACCGTGAATTTTGGGTTAATGACATATTTGGTAACTTCATGCCAACCAAAGCCGTAATGAACTGGTGTGGATACAAATTCGAACGCATCAATCGTTCCGCGTTGCATGCCGGTATAGATGTCTTCAGATGCCATGCTAACCGGAGAAGCGCCAAATTTGGAAAGGGATTCAGCGGTCAAACCTGCAGTGCGAATTTTGAGACCTTTAAAATCTTCAAGAGACTCAATCTTCTTGTTGGACCAGATGTTTTCGCCAAGCAGTGTCGAAACGCCTAGGTAGTAAAAGTTGTTCCGCTCACCAACTGGCCGAAGCAATTCTTTACCGCCGCCGGAATAGAACCATTCTAAGGCTTGCTGATCATAGAGACCTGCGGGCCATTCGTTAATCCCCTGCAAGGCAGGTTCCTTACCAGCGTAATACATTAAGAAAGTGCTGCCGAGATCTAGCGCACCAGCGCGCACAGCCTCTGTTACTTCTGGCGAAGCAACCACTTGCCCTGCTGGAAAGACCTGGATTTTCATACGCCCAGCAGAGGCTTTCTCGACCCGATTGGCGAAGTTTACGACGAGCGAGT
This genomic window from Sulfitobacter sp. OXR-159 contains:
- a CDS encoding FAD-binding oxidoreductase, with translation MSERRRKFYAWGFEDQSATPEEMKPVLDTWHRTFAVDAFDVKAAPTLDTIDMPESRIANFPEAIKDICRTDRYERALHSYGRSFLDSAKMFRGDFRNAPDVVAYPRNEEDVRALIDWAGDIGAAVIPFGGGSSVVGGVNPEINGTYAGVVTIDMWYLNKILEFDPVSRSARVQAGVYGPDLETQLKTHNVTLRHYPQSFELSTLGGWIATRAAGHYATHGTYIDDYVENIRMVSPSGISESRRLPASGAGPSPDRYVMGTEGSVGIITEAWIRVLSRIKHKASKTVTFAEYDQGVEAVRAISQSGLYPANCRLIDALEAKLTGAFDGSRPILVLGYESSHYPVDQLMDLTVDLCREFGGTPVDETEQGRNSVAGQWRNAFIRGPYYREHMTSRGICRETFETAVCWNNFKELHSSVIETVNAAIKRVTGRAGTVTCRFTHVYPNGPAPYFTFHCLPDRERMGEQCMEIKIAAYDAVMKAGGTITHHHAVGRLHMPWYEKQRPAPIGAAFTAAKKSLDPKSIMNPGVIISEQRGNP
- a CDS encoding LysR substrate-binding domain-containing protein translates to MDPKFPPLNALRTFVMAAQTGSFVSAANELSVTPAAVSRSIKSLEDYLGCSLFRRMHRQISLTREGRIYADSLADVFDKISLATHNLVGKNADRPLVICAYPSFIVSWLVPRWSRYLQSHPDAQLRIVTTLSHEIHFEQKGIDLAILSDSLEDQRYISSRLFETNLVPVCRPDYLPPNTLISDVADWQNALLHCETRPKDWERWSNANGIHVDTKRGQWFENASMMYEAAMSGLGIAIGIEALLDREFSSNRLAHAFSDNKAIVCPFSVIRPKATETHPLFPTFMSWLQQEI
- a CDS encoding GMC family oxidoreductase, coding for MKESAIYDYIIVGAGSSGCALAERLSRDATARVALIEAGKSDKSLLIRMPAGVRLLYNGAAYNWKFSTTAQPELEARKIYIPRGKVIGGSSSINSMVAIKGARSDYEKWAAVSSPEWGPENMYRVLREIEDCSALPLVSRNGRGQDGPIKLSRRLTGHTLSEAYIEACEQAGIGQNDEGFNGENQAGAGYFDVNIAYGKRHGASMFLKKASGRSNLTVLSGLPVRRVHLENGAACGVVVKKGSDEVLLRADSEVILSAGSIGTPQLLMLSGIGPSTHLRETGITPIIDAPEVGQNLRDHLDCSIRWATQGVDTYTKYFRPYEGLCHSALAGAQYLLKGTGSAATQGIEAGAFWGTDRPDQAEFQTHLVLALKWPPKGEQHPKNGFALRVCQLNPQSVGEIRLASADPNDAPFIDPRFLSHSKDLDMLADGVTRMVDVVESGAMRTYLDKAIDKDALSTDPEVVRRWIRKTAETVYHPVGTCRMGNDDSSVVDSALRVRGVENLRVVDASIMPTILSGNTNLSCMAIGLIAGETIQASS
- a CDS encoding TRAP transporter large permease — its product is MDPALLTVLLFLSIIIVLFFSVPIAFGVGIVSLAFGYFVWGPASIFILGSQVYSGMQNTSLVSLPFFMFMASILVRSGIADDLYSAMYLIIGKVRGGLAIGTIFVCAGIGCMSGVSAVGVITSTKIALPAMLSRNYDEKIALGVIMAGGALGQLFPPSILAIVFSGLSGVSVGKMFAVGLSTGAVMVFFLVAYIVVRCWLDKNLCPAADDSMMGHIEPKERVRIYLRTVPSVLVVFAVLGSLFAGIATPTEAAAIGAAASMIIALILGTIDLKRIFEAAVEAAKQTTMVLWIALNSLLLVSVYSGIGGDEVVRALIDSLGVSPGVVIGVMLATIFVLGFFVDPIGILFLVMPVFLPVLTALDVNLVWIGALVILVLETAYLTPPFGYNIFFLKSVAPPSISLRTIYAAAPAFVLMQLVTVAACFTMPGIVLWIIN
- a CDS encoding TRAP transporter small permease subunit, encoding MQKLLSLVDGTSKYLSYLAALALIAGMIAACYEVFARYVLSQPTIWTGELVQILFGSIFLLCAADNLRTGGHVAIDFINSRLSRRMNLILAGTVSLVICIYSAIFLKVIWKRATDSVLMLETSNTPWDPPVWPLSFLLIVAVGTMFLQALASFIRTTQGNDPSLPQK
- a CDS encoding TRAP transporter substrate-binding protein DctP, encoding MKTKLKSLALSAFAAALTFGPLQASAADVEWRMQTYASTGMSEYNSLVVNFANRVEKASAGRMKIQVFPAGQVVASPEVTEAVRAGALDLGSTFLMYYAGKEPALQGINEWPAGLYDQQALEWFYSGGGKELLRPVGERNNFYYLGVSTLLGENIWSNKKIESLEDFKGLKIRTAGLTAESLSKFGASPVSMASEDIYTGMQRGTIDAFEFVSTPVHYGFGWHEVTKYVINPKFTVGGASDWIVNLDSWNALPDDLKEIVDNSLRAASDDFFVQSRLEEGEIVKKLEEAGVEFLTWPEGDIEKFEKARYEVVREQYSPNSEDFRVIQQSRMDFLTKLGYAVEAP